The Lentimicrobiaceae bacterium genome includes the window AGGGTGACAAAGACAGGAAGACGATGTTCTATACTTCGATGTACCATTTGTTCATCCAGCCCAATAATATTGCAGATGCAGAGAAGGAACCCTTCTACTCGACCCTTTCTTTATGGGATACCTACCGTGCCGCCCATCCGTTATATACCATTCTCAGCCCTGAGCGGGTTGATGGGTTTGTAAACTCTATGTTACACCAGTACGACAAACAGGGTCTTTTGCCGATCTGGGCCTTATGGGGAGGTGAAACTTATTGTATGGTTGGAAATCACGCTGTTCCGGTTATCGTTGATGCTTATCTCAAAGGGTTCAAAGGCTTTGATGCCGAACGTGCATACCAGGCTGTAAAAACTTCCCTGACAGAAAATCATAAGAATTCAGCATGGGATATCTACATGAAATACGGCTATTACCCTTTTGATTTGGTGAATGTTGAATCTGTATCGAGAACTCTTGAGTCAGTTTATGATGATTATTGTGCCGCTCAATTTGCCAAAGCTTTGGGCAAAACAGAAGATTACGAATATTTTACAGCCCGATCAAATTTTTACAAAAACCTGTTTGACCCTGAAACTAAATTGATGCGGCCAAAAGATTCACATGGTAAGTGGAGAACTCAATTTGACCGTTTTGCCCTTTCACATGCTAGTACTTCAGGAGGCGATTACACCGAGGGGAATGCCTGGCAATACACCTGGCATGTGCAGCATGATGTGGAAGGCTTAATTGATCTGATGGGCGATAAGGAATACTTTACGAATAAACTTGACTCACTTTTCAAATTGAAAAGTCCTCAAAAAAGTCAAGGTTTTGTGTCTGATGTTACAGGTCTGATTGGACAATATGCCCATGGAAACGAACCGAGCCACCATGTTGCCTACTTGTATGCTTTGGCCGGTAAGCCCTGGCGCACACAAGAATTAGTGAACGAAATCTGCAAAACAAAGTACATCAACGCTGTTGATGGCCTATGTGGAAATGATGACTGCGGTCAAATGTCTGCCTGGTATATTTTCTCGAACCTGGGTTTTTATCCAGTCAATCCATGTGGAGGCGAATACGTGCTGGGAGCGCCACAGCTTGAAAAAGGCATTATCAAACTACCAGACGGGAAAACATTTACTGTTGAAGCAATCAATTTTTCCAATGAAAACATCTATGTACAGCGTATAGAATTGAATGGAGCAAAGTATGAGAAGAATTCCATTAGTCATCAAGACATTATAAACGGAGGAATTCTGAAATTTTACATGGGCGCAACTCCCCATTTTCTTTAAATCGTTCTAAAATTTAATAAATATGATTAATGCTAAACCACTAAAGTAGATACTAATGCTTATTTCAAATCACAAACTAAAATTTCTTAACAATGAAAATTACCAGACATTACACACAGAAAAGAAAAGCATGGTTAGTTTCATTTATTACAGCAGTTATTTGTTTGCTGTTAAGTATTAACACGCTTCATGCGAAAGCCAAAACTGGTGGGGTATTTAGCTGTGAGTTAACAGTTCCACTGGGCGCTGGAGCTTCCGCCACGATCGGCGGCGGAGTCTATACCATTCCCGCCGGCACACACACCATTAGGGCTAATATCGATGACATCAATCGCTTTGCGGAATCAGAAGAACGTGGTATAATACTTTCGTTGCCACCGGCGTCGCTGGCCCTAAACTCCC containing:
- a CDS encoding GH92 family glycosyl hydrolase, which translates into the protein MKTYLDRKLKSILPTCLIGIKCLITVSLVVACSQGNQETKDLDYTQFVDPFVGTAEFGHCFPGACVPFGLIQAGPETGNCNWKYCGGYQFNDSLINGFSQTRINGTGGIDLGDLLIQPFTGNSNSEGFKSRFDKSAEQARPGYYSVLLSDYGVKAEITVTSHVAVHRYSYPEGKTARLMIDFQSALSNSNDQLKDHVLDAEVNFEDETTISGFSRTRVWLERTYYYEIKFSKPFTKKALLPKSDEREKAPRYVLDFDLKPDEQLMVKISMSSTSVNGAKANLITELNDWDFDQTYQKAKATWNTYLSRVDIEGDKDRKTMFYTSMYHLFIQPNNIADAEKEPFYSTLSLWDTYRAAHPLYTILSPERVDGFVNSMLHQYDKQGLLPIWALWGGETYCMVGNHAVPVIVDAYLKGFKGFDAERAYQAVKTSLTENHKNSAWDIYMKYGYYPFDLVNVESVSRTLESVYDDYCAAQFAKALGKTEDYEYFTARSNFYKNLFDPETKLMRPKDSHGKWRTQFDRFALSHASTSGGDYTEGNAWQYTWHVQHDVEGLIDLMGDKEYFTNKLDSLFKLKSPQKSQGFVSDVTGLIGQYAHGNEPSHHVAYLYALAGKPWRTQELVNEICKTKYINAVDGLCGNDDCGQMSAWYIFSNLGFYPVNPCGGEYVLGAPQLEKGIIKLPDGKTFTVEAINFSNENIYVQRIELNGAKYEKNSISHQDIINGGILKFYMGATPHFL